In the Thermosipho japonicus genome, one interval contains:
- a CDS encoding MetS family NSS transporter small subunit, whose amino-acid sequence MSVSAIIFLILAGVVLFGGLFWSLSIAAKSQKK is encoded by the coding sequence ATGAGTGTAAGTGCTATAATATTCTTAATTTTAGCAGGTGTTGTCTTGTTTGGTGGTCTTTTCTGGTCACTTAGTATTGCTGCAAAATCTCAAAAAAAGTAA
- a CDS encoding DUF1175 domain-containing protein, producing the protein MIEKKLKIFLMFLMVTCTTLLFPIGMNEGFSKLSLDLSDSLNFRLWFVSIALDNVDNEHPLFKTKDCAGFVFYSLKEALKKHDMKWIKKTGYRGPIFEDVKKYNYPNTPLSVNIFFDGKDFVPYVTAYNLLMHNVEFVSFEREHAKVGDLVFFFHPEDPDFPFHVMIYTTNGFVYHTGPGGEIRYVRFEDMMLGDMAWRPIRLNKAFLGYFRLKFLTD; encoded by the coding sequence ATGATAGAAAAGAAGTTGAAGATTTTCTTAATGTTTTTGATGGTAACTTGCACAACTTTATTATTTCCCATTGGAATGAATGAAGGTTTTTCAAAGCTTTCATTAGACTTAAGCGATAGTTTAAACTTTAGGCTCTGGTTTGTCTCGATAGCTCTTGATAACGTAGATAATGAGCATCCGTTATTCAAAACAAAAGATTGTGCAGGTTTTGTATTTTATTCATTAAAAGAGGCATTAAAAAAGCATGATATGAAATGGATAAAGAAAACAGGATACAGGGGACCGATTTTTGAGGATGTTAAAAAATACAACTATCCAAACACCCCACTTTCAGTTAATATCTTTTTTGATGGAAAAGATTTTGTGCCGTATGTTACAGCCTACAATCTTTTAATGCATAACGTTGAATTTGTTTCTTTTGAAAGAGAGCATGCAAAAGTTGGTGACCTAGTTTTCTTTTTTCACCCAGAAGATCCAGACTTTCCATTTCATGTAATGATTTATACAACAAATGGTTTTGTTTACCATACAGGACCTGGTGGAGAGATAAGATATGTAAGATTTGAGGATATGATGCTTGGAGATATGGCATGGAGGCCAATAAGGCTTAATAAGGCATTTTTGGGGTATTTTAGATTAAAATTTTTAACTGATTGA
- a CDS encoding S9 family peptidase, with protein sequence MEKIKIEDLFNFNFLSSISLSDNGKYLAFVVSKANEEKNNYTSNIWLLDTTSHKLKKLTTYGNESNFIWLDNKTILFQSIRKDDEKQRKQDDEKFSSFYKISVDGGEAEKYFEIPLIVKKIKKLDSENFVVLGEYSIYDNDKDYIILDEIPFWSNGAGFTNKKRTRLYLYNLKNKEIVPISGEYENVSHFDIAQNGKNILFISNEYKDKMEIRSDLFIYYLETQEKEKLTHDDPFRYTYAYFLDDSIIFAGSNMKSFGVNENPKFYLLDPKSKKVTLLTPNFDSSIRNSVGSDSRYGSYNNAAIDENYLYFVTTEYSSSYLNRIDKTGKIEKLTVSSGSIDGFDVKNGEIYFIGLKKFKLQEIYKLEKAEKQITFFNEWLANERKISKPEKFTFTNKDGIELEGWIIKPVDFEEGQKYPAILDIHGGPKTVYGEVFFHEMQIWTSEGYVVLFTNPRGSDGRGNKFADIRGKYGTVDYEDLMSFVDEALKRYPFIDKERLGVTGGSYGGFMTNWIIGHTDRFKAAVSQRSISNWISKFATTDIGYYFVADQQSTTPWDNFEKLWWHSPMKYADKVKTPTLFIHSDEDYRCWIAEAIQMFTSLKYFGVESRLVILNGENHDLSRSGKPKNRITRLREITNWFNKYLKE encoded by the coding sequence ATGGAAAAAATTAAAATTGAAGATTTATTCAATTTTAATTTTTTATCTAGCATTTCATTATCTGACAATGGAAAGTATCTTGCTTTTGTAGTAAGTAAAGCAAATGAAGAAAAAAACAACTATACATCGAACATCTGGCTGCTTGATACAACAAGCCACAAATTAAAAAAGCTAACAACATACGGAAACGAAAGCAATTTTATATGGTTAGATAATAAAACAATACTCTTTCAAAGTATTCGAAAAGATGATGAAAAACAGAGAAAGCAAGATGATGAGAAATTTTCTTCATTTTATAAAATAAGTGTTGATGGAGGAGAAGCTGAAAAATATTTTGAGATACCACTAATTGTCAAAAAAATAAAAAAACTTGACAGTGAAAATTTTGTAGTTCTTGGTGAATATAGCATATACGATAACGACAAAGATTACATAATATTAGATGAAATTCCATTTTGGTCTAACGGTGCAGGGTTTACAAACAAAAAAAGAACTAGGTTATATCTTTACAACTTAAAAAATAAAGAAATCGTTCCAATATCTGGAGAGTATGAAAATGTTTCACATTTTGATATTGCACAAAATGGAAAAAATATATTATTCATTTCAAACGAATACAAAGATAAAATGGAGATACGCTCAGACTTGTTTATATATTACCTAGAAACCCAAGAAAAAGAAAAGTTAACTCATGATGATCCATTTAGATACACATACGCTTACTTTTTAGATGATTCAATTATATTTGCTGGAAGCAACATGAAAAGTTTTGGAGTAAATGAAAACCCAAAGTTTTATCTTCTTGATCCAAAATCAAAAAAAGTCACATTATTAACTCCTAATTTTGATTCAAGTATAAGAAATAGTGTTGGTTCAGATTCCAGATATGGTAGTTACAATAATGCTGCTATCGACGAAAATTATCTCTATTTTGTAACTACTGAATATAGTAGTTCATATTTAAATAGAATAGATAAAACTGGCAAAATAGAAAAACTTACAGTAAGCAGTGGCTCAATCGATGGATTTGATGTAAAAAACGGGGAAATTTATTTTATTGGCTTAAAAAAATTTAAATTACAAGAAATATACAAACTTGAAAAAGCAGAAAAACAAATAACATTTTTTAACGAATGGCTTGCAAACGAAAGAAAAATCTCAAAACCAGAAAAGTTTACATTCACTAACAAAGACGGTATTGAACTAGAAGGTTGGATAATTAAACCGGTTGATTTTGAAGAAGGGCAAAAATATCCAGCAATACTAGATATTCATGGTGGTCCAAAGACTGTATATGGGGAAGTTTTCTTCCACGAAATGCAAATATGGACAAGTGAAGGCTATGTAGTTCTGTTTACAAACCCAAGAGGAAGTGACGGCAGGGGAAATAAATTTGCAGATATTAGAGGTAAGTACGGTACAGTAGACTATGAAGATCTAATGAGCTTTGTAGATGAAGCACTAAAAAGATATCCATTTATCGACAAAGAAAGGTTAGGAGTAACTGGTGGATCATACGGTGGATTTATGACCAATTGGATAATAGGTCATACAGATAGATTCAAGGCCGCTGTATCTCAAAGAAGTATTTCAAATTGGATATCCAAATTTGCAACAACAGACATAGGTTATTACTTTGTAGCAGACCAACAATCAACTACCCCATGGGATAATTTTGAAAAGCTTTGGTGGCATTCTCCCATGAAATATGCTGATAAAGTTAAAACTCCTACACTTTTCATTCACTCAGATGAAGATTATAGATGCTGGATTGCAGAAGCAATTCAAATGTTTACTTCTCTCAAATACTTTGGGGTTGAAAGTCGTCTTGTTATTTTAAATGGTGAAAATCATGATCTCAGCAGAAGTGGAAAACCAAAAAACAGGATTACACGCCTTAGAGAGATAACAAATTGGTTTAATAAATATCTAAAAGAGTGA
- a CDS encoding sodium-dependent transporter: MVARQKWGSRWAFVLAAVGSAAGLGNAWRFPYMAYSNGGGAFYVPYFIALFLVGIPLLMAEFAIGQGLQSSAPKSMAIIKKNAEFIGWFAVIGGAIITFYYNVIMAYIFNYLYYSFGVAWKDDPNGFFFGKFLQVSSGPGELGSIRWPIVIGLALTWLWIYFILRKGTTSVGKTVAWTVPLPVVLLLILGIRGITLDGAAKGLNFLFEPNFAKLADPRVWANAFGQIFFTLSLAFGIMIAYGSYNKKDSDIANNAIITALGNSATSYLAGIAVFSVLGYMATQLSVPVDKVVSGGIGLAFVVYPQAISLFPGGVVVQSIIGLLFFLMLLTLGIDSAFSLVEAVEAAASDKFKVNKKAFLIGFSIFGFLAGLLFSTQGGLYWLDIVDHFVSVYGLLIAGILESIIIGWLFDAEKLRNYINEVSEVKIGKWFNFSIKFLIPTVLIIILGLNFFDELKKPYGGYPSWALWTGFSMLIINPIIAIILSKIPPKDKNYYKKVEIDLTEGGN, from the coding sequence ATGGTGGCTAGGCAAAAGTGGGGTTCTAGATGGGCTTTTGTTCTTGCAGCAGTAGGGTCAGCTGCTGGTCTTGGTAATGCTTGGAGATTTCCTTATATGGCATATTCAAACGGTGGTGGAGCATTCTACGTTCCATATTTTATCGCTCTATTTCTGGTAGGTATTCCACTGCTTATGGCCGAATTTGCAATCGGTCAAGGGCTTCAAAGTAGTGCTCCAAAGTCAATGGCAATCATAAAAAAGAACGCAGAATTCATTGGTTGGTTTGCAGTTATTGGTGGTGCAATCATTACATTCTACTATAACGTCATTATGGCTTATATCTTCAACTATCTTTACTACTCTTTTGGAGTTGCCTGGAAAGATGATCCAAATGGATTCTTCTTTGGAAAATTTTTACAAGTTTCAAGTGGACCTGGTGAACTAGGTTCAATAAGATGGCCAATTGTAATTGGGCTTGCTTTAACCTGGCTATGGATATACTTTATACTAAGAAAAGGTACAACTTCAGTTGGAAAAACGGTTGCATGGACAGTTCCACTTCCAGTTGTACTTCTTTTAATCCTTGGAATAAGGGGAATTACATTGGACGGAGCTGCAAAAGGATTAAATTTCTTGTTCGAGCCAAACTTTGCAAAACTTGCTGATCCAAGAGTTTGGGCAAACGCATTCGGTCAGATATTCTTCACATTAAGTCTTGCATTTGGAATTATGATTGCATATGGTAGTTATAATAAAAAAGATAGCGATATTGCAAACAACGCTATTATAACTGCCCTTGGAAATAGTGCAACATCTTACCTTGCAGGTATTGCAGTATTTTCTGTGCTTGGCTATATGGCAACTCAGTTATCCGTTCCAGTTGATAAAGTAGTAAGTGGTGGAATAGGTCTTGCATTTGTGGTTTATCCACAAGCTATTTCTCTCTTCCCAGGCGGAGTTGTTGTACAATCAATTATTGGTCTTTTATTCTTCTTAATGCTTTTAACACTAGGTATTGACTCTGCATTCTCTCTTGTCGAAGCTGTAGAAGCTGCTGCATCAGACAAATTTAAGGTAAATAAAAAGGCATTTTTGATAGGTTTTTCAATCTTTGGGTTCCTCGCAGGTCTCTTGTTCTCAACGCAAGGCGGGCTTTACTGGCTAGATATTGTTGACCACTTTGTAAGCGTTTATGGTCTTTTAATTGCCGGAATTTTAGAATCAATAATAATAGGCTGGTTGTTTGACGCAGAAAAACTTAGAAATTACATAAATGAAGTTTCTGAAGTTAAAATCGGAAAATGGTTCAACTTTTCTATAAAATTCCTTATACCAACTGTACTTATTATAATTTTAGGTCTCAATTTCTTTGATGAACTTAAAAAACCATATGGTGGTTATCCATCATGGGCACTGTGGACTGGATTTTCAATGCTTATTATAAACCCAATCATAGCAATTATACTTTCAAAGATTCCTCCAAAAGACAAAAACTACTACAAAAAAGTGGAAATTGATCTTACGGAAGGAGGAAACTAA